One stretch of Pseudomonas azotoformans DNA includes these proteins:
- the antA gene encoding anthranilate 1,2-dioxygenase large subunit → MSGARSVEQWKTFIEGCLDFRPVDEVFRIARDMFTEPELFDLEMELIFEKNWIYACHESELANNHDFVTMRAGRQPMIITRDGEGRLNALINACQHRGTTLTRVGKGNQSTFTCPFHAWCYKSDGRLVKVKAPGEYPEGFDKATRGLKKARIESYKGFVFISLDVNGSDSLEDFLGDAKVFFDMMVAQSASGELEVLPGKSAYTYDGNWKLQNENGLDGYHVSTVHYNYVATVQHRQQVNTENGTGAGSTLDYSKLGAGDANTDDGWFAFNNGHSVLFSDMPNPSVRSGYATIMPRLVQEHGQQKAEWMMHRLRNLNIYPSLFFLDQISSQLRIIRPVAWNKTEIISQCLGVKGESDADRENRIRQFEDFFNVSGMGTPDDLVEFREAQRGFQGRLERWSDISRGSHRWATGPTPNSEAIGIQPAMTGTEFTHEGLYVNQHRNWQQFLLNGLDQQALKLREVK, encoded by the coding sequence ATGAGTGGTGCAAGAAGCGTCGAGCAATGGAAAACGTTTATCGAAGGTTGCCTGGACTTTCGCCCGGTGGATGAAGTGTTCCGCATCGCCCGCGACATGTTCACCGAGCCGGAACTGTTCGATCTGGAGATGGAACTGATCTTCGAAAAGAACTGGATCTATGCCTGCCACGAAAGCGAACTGGCCAACAACCACGACTTCGTGACGATGCGCGCCGGGCGCCAGCCGATGATCATCACCCGCGATGGCGAAGGCCGCCTCAATGCGTTGATCAACGCCTGCCAGCACCGTGGCACCACGTTGACGCGGGTCGGCAAGGGCAACCAATCCACTTTTACCTGCCCGTTCCACGCCTGGTGCTACAAGAGCGATGGCCGGTTGGTGAAGGTCAAGGCGCCGGGGGAATACCCGGAGGGTTTCGACAAAGCCACACGCGGCCTGAAAAAGGCGCGCATCGAGAGCTACAAGGGCTTCGTGTTTATCAGCCTGGACGTGAATGGCAGCGACAGCCTGGAAGATTTCCTCGGCGATGCCAAAGTGTTCTTCGACATGATGGTCGCCCAGTCCGCCAGCGGTGAGCTGGAAGTGCTGCCGGGCAAATCCGCCTACACCTACGACGGCAACTGGAAGCTGCAGAACGAAAACGGCCTGGACGGTTATCACGTCAGCACCGTGCACTACAACTACGTGGCCACGGTGCAGCATCGCCAGCAGGTGAACACCGAGAACGGCACAGGCGCCGGCAGCACCCTGGACTACAGCAAGCTCGGCGCCGGCGATGCCAATACCGATGACGGCTGGTTCGCCTTCAACAACGGACACAGTGTGCTGTTCAGCGACATGCCCAACCCCAGCGTGCGCTCCGGCTACGCCACCATCATGCCGCGCCTGGTGCAGGAACACGGCCAGCAAAAGGCCGAGTGGATGATGCATCGCCTGCGCAACCTGAATATCTACCCGAGCCTGTTCTTCCTCGACCAGATCAGCTCGCAGCTGCGCATCATCCGCCCGGTGGCGTGGAACAAGACCGAGATCATCAGCCAGTGCCTGGGAGTGAAGGGCGAGTCCGACGCTGACCGCGAAAACCGCATTCGCCAGTTCGAGGACTTCTTCAACGTGTCCGGCATGGGCACGCCGGATGACCTGGTGGAGTTCCGCGAAGCCCAGCGCGGGTTCCAGGGCCGCCTGGAGCGCTGGAGCGATATCTCCCGTGGCAGCCACCGTTGGGCAACCGGCCCCACGCCAAACAGCGAAGCCATCGGCATTCAACCGGCCATGACCGGCACCGAGTTCACCCATGAAGGCCTCTATGTGAACCAGCACCGCAACTGGCAGCAGTTCCTGCTCAACGGCCTCGATCAACAAGCGCTGAAACTGCGGGAGGTGAAATAA
- the antB gene encoding anthranilate 1,2-dioxygenase small subunit encodes MNAPLQYRIEQFFYRKSELCDAQDWDAYVQLFDPQSEFHLPQWDSEHVYTRDPKREMSLIYYANRSGLEDRVFRLRTGKAASATPMPRTLHLINNVRIAEQADGTLEVKLNWHTLFYRLATSEQFYGHATYTLKPEGDSWLITRKHALLLNDTINSVLDFYHL; translated from the coding sequence ATGAATGCCCCATTGCAGTACCGGATCGAGCAGTTCTTCTACCGCAAGTCCGAGTTGTGCGACGCCCAGGACTGGGACGCCTATGTGCAGCTGTTCGACCCGCAGAGTGAATTCCACCTGCCGCAATGGGACTCGGAGCACGTCTACACCCGCGACCCCAAGCGCGAGATGTCGTTGATCTACTACGCCAACCGCTCGGGCCTGGAAGACCGCGTGTTCCGCCTGCGCACCGGCAAGGCGGCGTCGGCCACACCGATGCCACGAACCTTGCATTTGATCAACAACGTGCGCATCGCCGAACAGGCGGATGGCACGCTGGAGGTGAAGCTGAACTGGCACACGCTGTTCTATCGCCTGGCCACTTCAGAGCAGTTTTACGGCCACGCCACCTACACCCTGAAACCTGAAGGCGACAGCTGGTTGATCACCCGCAAGCACGCGCTGCTGCTCAACGACACCATCAACTCGGTGCTGGATTTCTATCACCTCTGA
- the antC gene encoding anthranilate 1,2-dioxygenase electron transfer component AntC yields MNHKVAFSFADGKTLFFPVGAHEILLDAALRNGIKIPLDCREGVCGTCQGRCESGEYSQDYVDEEALSSLDLQQRKMLSCQTRVKSDATFYFDFDSSLCNAPGPVQLKGTVSAVEQVSASTAILQVQLDQALDFLPGQYARLSVPGTESWRSYSFANLPGNQLQFLVRLLPDGVMSNYLRGRCQVGDELRMEAPLGAFYLRHVTKPLVLVAGGTGLSALLGMLDELAANGCDQPVHLYYGVRGAEDLCEAARIQAYAAKIPGFRYTEVLSAPSDEWPGKRGYLTAHFDLAELRDRSADMYLCGPPPMVESVQQWLADQALDGVQLYYEKFTQSNI; encoded by the coding sequence ATGAATCACAAAGTAGCCTTCAGTTTTGCCGACGGCAAAACCTTGTTTTTCCCGGTGGGCGCCCATGAAATCCTGCTGGATGCCGCGCTGCGCAATGGCATAAAAATCCCCCTGGACTGCCGCGAAGGCGTGTGTGGCACCTGCCAGGGCCGTTGCGAATCCGGCGAGTACAGCCAGGACTATGTCGACGAAGAAGCGCTGTCCAGCCTCGACCTGCAACAGCGCAAGATGCTCAGTTGCCAGACGCGGGTGAAGTCCGACGCGACGTTCTACTTCGACTTTGATTCGAGCTTGTGCAATGCGCCGGGGCCGGTTCAGCTCAAGGGCACCGTAAGCGCGGTGGAGCAGGTGTCAGCCAGCACAGCGATCCTGCAGGTGCAGTTGGATCAGGCACTGGATTTCCTGCCGGGCCAATATGCGCGCCTGTCAGTGCCTGGCACGGAGAGTTGGCGCTCGTATTCCTTCGCCAACCTGCCAGGCAATCAACTGCAATTCCTGGTGCGCCTGCTGCCCGATGGGGTGATGAGCAACTACCTGCGCGGGCGCTGCCAGGTCGGCGATGAACTGAGGATGGAAGCGCCACTCGGCGCCTTCTACCTGCGCCATGTCACCAAGCCCTTGGTGCTGGTGGCGGGCGGCACCGGGTTATCGGCGTTGCTGGGTATGCTCGATGAACTGGCCGCGAATGGTTGCGACCAACCGGTGCACCTGTACTACGGCGTGCGTGGCGCAGAAGACTTGTGCGAAGCGGCGCGCATCCAGGCCTACGCCGCGAAAATCCCGGGTTTTCGCTACACCGAAGTGCTCAGCGCGCCCTCGGACGAATGGCCCGGCAAGCGCGGCTACCTCACCGCGCATTTCGACCTGGCCGAATTGCGGGACAGATCGGCGGATATGTACCTGTGCGGCCCCCCTCCGATGGTCGAATCCGTCCAACAATGGCTGGCGGATCAGGCACTTGATGGCGTTCAGTTGTATTACGAAAAGTTCACGCAGAGTAATATCTGA
- a CDS encoding amino acid permease codes for MADDMVNPVGLKRGLKNRHIQLIALGGAIGTGLFLGSAGVLKSAGPSMILGYAIAGFIAFLIMRQLGEMIVEEPVAGSFSHFAHKYWGGYAGFLAGWNYWVLYVLVGMAELTAVGKYIQFWWPEIPTWVSALVFFVAVNLINTLNVKFFGEAEFWFAIIKVVAIVGMIVLGCYLLFSGTGGPQASVSNLWSHGGFFPNGGMGLLMSMAFIMFSFGGLELVGITAAEASEPRKVIPKAINQVVYRILIFYVGALTVLLSLYPWDQLLQTLGASGDAYSGSPFVQIFSLIGNDTAAHILNFVVLTAALSVYNSGVYCNSRMLFGLAEQGDAPKSLMKLNKQGVPIRALAISALVTMLCVVVNYVAPKSALELLFALVVASLMINWALISITHIKFRKAMGEQGLTPSFKTFWFPFSNYLCLAFMVMIISVMLAIPGISESVYAMPVWVGIIYVAYRLRVRRSNAVVNAQ; via the coding sequence ATGGCGGATGACATGGTTAACCCGGTAGGCCTCAAGCGTGGCCTGAAGAACCGGCACATTCAGCTGATCGCCTTGGGAGGGGCGATCGGCACGGGGTTGTTCCTCGGCTCGGCCGGGGTGCTCAAGTCGGCGGGGCCGTCGATGATCCTCGGCTACGCGATTGCCGGTTTCATCGCGTTCCTGATCATGCGCCAGCTCGGCGAAATGATCGTCGAAGAGCCGGTGGCCGGTTCCTTCAGCCATTTCGCGCACAAATACTGGGGCGGCTACGCAGGCTTCCTGGCGGGCTGGAACTACTGGGTACTCTACGTACTGGTGGGCATGGCCGAACTGACGGCCGTGGGCAAGTACATCCAGTTCTGGTGGCCGGAGATCCCGACCTGGGTCAGCGCGCTGGTGTTCTTCGTGGCGGTGAACCTGATCAACACCCTCAACGTGAAGTTCTTCGGTGAAGCCGAGTTCTGGTTCGCGATCATCAAGGTGGTGGCGATTGTCGGCATGATCGTGCTCGGCTGCTACCTGCTGTTCAGCGGCACCGGCGGCCCGCAGGCCTCGGTCAGCAACCTGTGGAGCCACGGCGGGTTCTTCCCCAATGGCGGCATGGGGCTGTTGATGTCCATGGCGTTCATCATGTTCTCGTTCGGTGGCCTGGAGCTGGTGGGCATCACCGCCGCAGAGGCCAGCGAACCGCGCAAGGTGATCCCGAAAGCGATCAACCAGGTGGTGTACCGCATCCTGATTTTCTACGTCGGCGCGCTGACCGTGCTGCTATCGCTCTACCCATGGGACCAACTGCTGCAAACCCTCGGCGCGTCGGGCGATGCCTACAGCGGCAGCCCGTTTGTGCAGATCTTCTCGCTGATCGGTAACGACACCGCCGCCCACATCCTCAACTTCGTGGTGCTGACCGCGGCGCTGTCGGTGTACAACAGCGGCGTGTACTGCAACAGCCGCATGCTGTTCGGCCTGGCCGAGCAAGGCGATGCCCCCAAATCGTTGATGAAGTTGAACAAGCAAGGCGTGCCGATCCGCGCCCTGGCAATTTCGGCCCTGGTGACGATGTTGTGCGTGGTGGTCAACTACGTCGCACCGAAGAGCGCCCTGGAGTTGCTGTTTGCGCTGGTGGTTGCCTCGCTGATGATCAACTGGGCGCTGATCAGCATCACCCACATCAAGTTCCGCAAGGCCATGGGCGAACAAGGCCTGACGCCGTCGTTCAAGACCTTCTGGTTCCCGTTCAGCAACTACCTGTGCCTGGCGTTCATGGTGATGATCATCAGCGTGATGCTGGCGATTCCGGGCATCAGCGAGTCGGTGTATGCGATGCCGGTGTGGGTGGGGATTATCTATGTGGCCTACCGGTTGCGGGTTCGCAGGAGTAACGCGGTAGTCAACGCGCAGTGA
- the kynA gene encoding tryptophan 2,3-dioxygenase, translating to MSQCPFSADYQPPEEWHNAELNFSESMSYGDYLDLGKVLIAQHPLSPDHNEMLFIIQHQTSELWMKLMLHELKAAREHVRLGELPPAFKMLARVSRIFDQLVHAWAVLATMTPSEYKAIRPFLGQSSGFQSFQYREIEFILGNKSAALLRPHAHRPELLNELKVAIATPSLYDEAINLMIKAGLAIDPKRAERDPTAATVHDESVEAAWREVYRDPNRYWDLYQLAEKFIDLEDSFRQWRFRHVTTVERIIGFQPGTGGTEGVGYLRKMLDTVLFPELWRVRSTL from the coding sequence ATGAGCCAATGTCCCTTCTCTGCCGATTACCAACCTCCGGAAGAATGGCATAACGCCGAACTGAATTTTTCCGAGTCCATGAGCTACGGCGATTACCTGGACCTGGGCAAAGTCCTCATCGCCCAGCACCCGCTGTCGCCGGACCACAACGAAATGCTCTTCATCATCCAGCACCAGACGTCCGAGCTGTGGATGAAACTGATGCTCCACGAGCTCAAGGCCGCCCGCGAACACGTACGCCTGGGCGAGTTGCCGCCAGCATTCAAGATGCTGGCGCGGGTGTCGCGGATCTTCGATCAACTGGTGCACGCCTGGGCGGTGCTGGCGACGATGACGCCGTCGGAGTACAAGGCGATCCGCCCGTTCCTGGGCCAGTCGTCCGGGTTCCAGTCGTTCCAGTACCGCGAGATCGAATTTATCCTCGGCAATAAAAGCGCGGCGCTGTTGCGACCGCATGCCCACCGGCCGGAGCTGTTGAACGAGTTGAAAGTGGCGATTGCCACGCCGTCGCTGTATGACGAGGCGATCAACCTGATGATCAAGGCGGGCCTGGCGATTGATCCAAAGCGTGCCGAGCGCGACCCGACGGCGGCGACGGTTCACGATGAATCGGTGGAGGCGGCGTGGCGCGAGGTGTATCGCGACCCAAACCGTTACTGGGACCTGTATCAATTGGCCGAGAAGTTTATCGACCTGGAGGATTCGTTCCGCCAGTGGCGCTTCCGCCATGTGACGACGGTGGAGCGGATCATCGGCTTCCAGCCGGGCACGGGTGGCACGGAAGGTGTGGGGTATTTGCGCAAGATGCTCGACACCGTGCTGTTCCCGGAACTGTGGCGAGTACGCTCCACGCTGTAA
- the kynB gene encoding arylformamidase, producing MNPIKTWWDISPPLSTATPTWPGDTPFQEERVWQFGPECPVNVGRITLSPHTGAHVDAPLHYSADGAAIGEVSLDVYMGPCRVLHCLDSGALVQPHQLQGRVDNLPERVLLRTYPQAPLTEWDSNFTAIAPQTIELLASLGVRLIGIDTPSLDPQQSKTMDSHNAVARHGMAILEGIVLDDVAEGDYELIALPLRFANLDASPVRAILRPLKEPTR from the coding sequence ATGAACCCAATAAAAACGTGGTGGGATATCAGCCCGCCCTTGAGTACGGCGACCCCGACCTGGCCGGGGGATACGCCGTTCCAGGAAGAGCGCGTATGGCAGTTTGGCCCGGAGTGTCCGGTGAATGTCGGGCGTATCACTCTGTCGCCACACACCGGCGCCCACGTGGATGCGCCGCTGCATTACAGCGCGGACGGCGCGGCCATTGGTGAGGTGTCGCTGGATGTGTACATGGGCCCTTGCCGCGTGCTGCATTGCCTGGACAGCGGCGCGCTGGTGCAGCCGCATCAACTCCAAGGCCGTGTGGATAACTTGCCGGAGCGCGTGCTATTGCGCACTTATCCACAAGCGCCGCTGACCGAGTGGGATTCGAACTTCACCGCCATCGCCCCACAGACCATCGAGTTGCTCGCCAGCCTGGGAGTGCGCTTGATCGGTATCGACACGCCATCCCTGGACCCACAGCAGTCCAAGACCATGGATTCCCACAACGCCGTGGCGCGCCATGGCATGGCGATTCTCGAAGGCATCGTGCTCGATGACGTCGCCGAGGGCGACTATGAATTGATCGCCCTGCCGCTGCGTTTTGCCAACCTCGACGCGAGCCCTGTCCGCGCCATTCTCCGCCCGCTCAAGGAGCCCACGCGATGA
- a CDS encoding cupin domain-containing protein — protein sequence MSKPITVLRDTHPLPVLDACKWEKLEGDPHTVNLNAYTSEDGSKIMGTWICTPGKWYVDYVKWEYCHFQEGYCIITPEGLEPIHLRAGDIFVVEPGMKGTWEVVETVRKYFVFA from the coding sequence ATGTCCAAGCCCATCACCGTACTGCGCGACACCCACCCGCTGCCCGTCCTGGACGCCTGCAAATGGGAAAAACTCGAAGGCGACCCGCACACCGTCAACCTCAACGCCTACACCAGCGAAGACGGCAGCAAGATCATGGGCACCTGGATCTGCACGCCGGGCAAGTGGTACGTGGACTACGTGAAGTGGGAATACTGCCACTTCCAGGAAGGCTACTGCATCATCACGCCGGAAGGCCTGGAGCCGATTCACTTGCGCGCTGGGGATATCTTTGTGGTGGAACCAGGGATGAAGGGGACGTGGGAAGTGGTCGAGACGGTGCGTAAGTATTTCGTGTTTGCTTGA
- the mmsB gene encoding 3-hydroxyisobutyrate dehydrogenase, translating into MKIAFIGLGNMGAPMARNLIKAGHALNLFDLNQVILKELAELGGSISDSPRDAAKDAELVITMLPAAAHVRSVWLNEDGVLAGIGKAVPAVDCSTIDPQTARDVAAAAAKHGVVMADAPVSGGTGGAAAGTLTFMVGATPELFATLQPVLAQMGRNIVHCGEVGTGQIAKICNNLLLGISMVGVSEAMALGDALGIDTQVLAGIINSSTGRCWSSDTYNPWPGVIETAPSSRGYTGGFGADLMLKDLGLATEAARQVKQPVILGAVAQQLYQSMSQRGEGGKDFSAIINSYRKPK; encoded by the coding sequence ATGAAGATTGCATTTATCGGCTTGGGCAACATGGGCGCCCCCATGGCCCGCAACCTGATCAAGGCAGGTCACGCGCTGAACCTGTTCGACTTGAACCAGGTGATACTCAAGGAATTGGCTGAACTGGGCGGCAGCATCAGCGATTCACCACGCGATGCGGCGAAAGACGCTGAGCTGGTGATCACCATGCTGCCCGCCGCCGCCCATGTGCGCAGCGTGTGGCTGAATGAAGACGGTGTACTCGCCGGCATCGGCAAAGCCGTACCGGCGGTGGATTGCAGCACCATCGACCCGCAAACTGCCCGTGACGTCGCCGCTGCCGCCGCCAAACACGGTGTGGTGATGGCCGACGCGCCCGTTTCTGGCGGTACTGGCGGCGCCGCCGCAGGGACGCTGACCTTCATGGTCGGCGCCACCCCGGAACTGTTCGCCACCCTGCAACCGGTTCTGGCGCAGATGGGCCGCAACATCGTGCACTGCGGTGAGGTGGGCACGGGGCAAATCGCCAAGATCTGCAACAACCTGTTGTTGGGGATCAGCATGGTCGGCGTCAGCGAAGCCATGGCATTGGGCGACGCGTTGGGCATCGATACTCAGGTGTTGGCGGGGATCATCAACAGCTCGACCGGGCGTTGCTGGAGTTCCGACACCTACAACCCATGGCCGGGCGTGATCGAAACCGCACCGTCGTCGCGTGGCTACACCGGTGGGTTTGGTGCGGACCTGATGCTCAAGGACCTGGGACTTGCCACCGAAGCTGCACGTCAGGTCAAGCAACCGGTGATTCTGGGCGCTGTGGCCCAGCAGTTGTATCAATCGATGAGCCAGCGCGGGGAAGGGGGCAAGGACTTTTCCGCGATCATCAACAGCTATCGCAAGCCCAAGTAA